Proteins encoded together in one Salmo trutta chromosome 3, fSalTru1.1, whole genome shotgun sequence window:
- the LOC115185578 gene encoding DENN domain-containing protein 3 isoform X1 — translation MLGCDSTIVSLMYRGGKMADHLPSGLLEACVVVGASGDKLKDVYQSLQQGNTTTDIFSLDPEVLQVHVPPFVTKENADESGVPRTFSRVQCRRSFIKKKERPVVAPSGPGGAGSSEGATVTEDVSVPKDIDLMALPQLCFPGGLQVTNEPKEERFHFLVFTDVFGNQTHGVVVQCCRPFQEGSVFYQNGHWSSTRTTKLYTAYAICVISKHPYYNALKDCLSCLLVQLRTCRLSEERVKEFAAKLSLVPIPPPGQLHVVFNLRPLMIILPSREDKEHPAVDLDLHLPFLCFRSKQILQIITGILMEQRVVFFSADWARLTLVAECFMLYIHPLHWQHPYVPILSAQMLDFVMAPTAFLMGCHLNHFEEVAAETDDLILINIDDGTVSSSCSETVDLPDVPFASAECFTKRRKGLQLQYDLEVCHQGAGTDVNEMRMLRRQWQQNLNWEIQKVTLELIVNMFRDVSGHLNYEHRVFNSEEFLKTRELADQPFYKKVLETHIFHSFLKDRLNRKMDAFTRMEVNTRSETQKMKAMTDNPRRPTMQEMARKYSSDPENRLNKRLGMSLPNLGEERHLNLLRQTSLKKIIIPESAFKIPPKPVKIFKLPEFPPPMVHHHVQNYYGELIILLGKAIFCVPPENSTLLARYFYLRGFMNTLCSKRLDALSDFQNLYKTDIEIFPTDLVKALVDSLQKDERSQADRRPELKRLIFKVKTDNEMVLVQADDHVKKFQLPKTHMLQEDFVKRIQESGIVKDVATIHRLFEALTVGKLRLTIHRLFEALTVGKLRLTIHRLFEALTVGQQKQIDPEVFRVFYTFWKETEVEAQDVHLPAEVIEHLDNNECVYKLSCSVKTNQGVGKIAMTQKRLFLLTDGRPGFIEITKFRDIKEVKISFAPFLLLRIPSLKIKCSLRKEVFEANLKSACDLWNLMVREMWAGRTMADDHKDPQYMQQALTNVLLMDAVVGCLQTQKAVFAASKLAYFDRVKHEAVPMMVPKTTSETLKHKINPSLDLPAPQTVHVLHYTPGQLSYSEVDGDGNPKLWCALSGGRVVVFDAASWSMQQNCIQVGSSQLNCMLGLDQDQVWIGSQDSIIYIIDTRSMSCNKQLTEHRHEVMDFALEESDKMSQTYSCSADGTVILWDLSTLKVKKQFQLTCDRLMSIQLFNGTLWCCARDGIVELRKNGTPHRKMTLPEDLQNMPTEFSSLILFLERGQLWTSCSDSDELCLWHCKDLTKPFLRVQLQNCTGVNCMIKVKNQIWVGCSGPSPDQCRRSGKIYIVDTESHSVEKELMAHTDSVQALCSAEGRYVLSGSACQDGKIAIWKVE, via the exons ATGCTTGGATGTGATTCCACCATTGTGAGCCTGATGTACAGAGGAGGAAAGATGGCAGACCATCTTCCCTCAGGGTTACTGGAAGCATGTGTTGTCGTCGGAGCCTCTGGGGATAAACTCAAGGATGTCTACCAG TCTCTACAGCAGGGCAACACGACAACAGACATCTTTTCTTTAGACCCAGAGGTCTTGCAAGTCCACGTGCCTCCATTTGTGACCAAAGAGAATGCAGATGAGTCTGGTGTCCCCAGAACCTTTAGTCGAGTCCAGTGCAGACGGTCCTTCATCAAGAAGAAGGAGAGGCCAGTGGTGGCTCCTAGTGGCCCTGGAGGGGCCGGGAGCAGTGAGGGGGCCACTGTCACGGAGGATGTCAGCGTCCCCAAGGACATCGACCTCATGGCCCTGCCCCAACTCTGCTTTCCAG GGGGGCTTCAAGTAACAAATGAACCAAAAGAAGAGCGTTTTCACTTTCTAGTCTTCACGGATGTGTTCGGTAACCAAACCCATGGAGTGGTTGTTCAGTGTTGTAGACCATTTCAG GAAGGGTCGGTGTTCTATCAGAATGGACACTGGTCGTCCACCAGGACCACTAAGCTCTACACTGCTTATGCCATCTGTGTCATATCCAAGCATCCTTATTACAATGCTCTGAAGGACTGTCTGTCTTG TTTGCTGGTGCAGCTTAGAACATGCAGGTTGTCTGAAGAGAGGGTGAAGGAATTTGCAGCCAAACTGTCTCTAGTGCCCATTCCACCTCCTGGACAACTACATGTG GTGTTCAACCTGAGACCCCTGATGATCATACTGCCTTCCAGAGAGGATAAGGAACACCCCGCTGTAGACCTGGACCTCCATTTGCCCTTCCTGTGCTTTAGATCCAAACAGATTTTACAG ATCATCACTGGTATTCTGATGGAGCAGAGGGTAGTGTTCTTCTCAGCTGACTGGGCCCGCCTCACCCTGGTGGCAGAGTGTTTCATGCTCTACATCCACCCCCTCCATTGGCAGCACCCCTACGTGCCCATCCTCTCAGCCCAGATGCTGGACTTCGTCATGGCTCCCACCGCCTTCCTCATGGGCTGCCACCTCAACCACTTTGAGGAGGTCGCTGCG GAAACAGACGACCTGATCTTGATTAATATTGATGATGGAACAGTGTCTTCCTCCTGCTCAGAGACTGTTGACCTACCAGACGTCCCCTTCGCTTCGGCAGAGTGTTTTACCAAGCG GAGGAAGGGCCTCCAGCTACAATATGATCTAGAGGTGTGTCACCAAGGGGCCGGCACAGACGTTAATGAGATGCGCATGCTGAGAAGACAATGGCAGCAGAACCTGAACTGGGAAATACAGAAGGTTACCTTGGAGCTCATTGTCAACATGTTTAG GGATGTCAGTGGTCACCTGAACTATGAACACAGAGTCTTTAACAGTGAAGAGTTCCTGAAGACCAGAGAGCTAGCTGACCAACCCTTCTATAAAAAG GTCTTGGAGACACACATCTTTCATTCATTCCTGAAGGACCGCCTCAATAGGAAGATGGATGCTTTCACACGCATGGAAGTCAACACTCGCTCAGAGACACAGAA AATGAAAGCGATGACAGACAACCCCAGGAGGCCCACCATGCAGGAAATGGCCAGGAAGTATAGCAGCGACCCAGAGAACCGTCTGAACAAGAGGCTGGGGATGAGCCTCCCCAACCTGGGAGAGGAGCGCCACCTCAACCTCCTCAGACAAACCTCCCTCAAGAAGATCATTATCCCTGAAAGTG CCTTCAAGATCCCGCCCAAGCCTGTGAAGATCTTCAAGCTGCCAGAATTTCCTCCTCCCATGGTGCACCACCATGTCCAGAACTACTATGGAGAGTTGATCATACTACTGGGGAAGGCCATCTTCTGTGTTCCTCCTGAGAACTCCACCCTCCTGGCCAG GTACTTCTACCTGCGCGGCTTCATGAACACGCTGTGTTCCAAGCGTCTAGATGCCCTCAGCGACTTCCAGAACCTCTACAAGACGGACATCGAGATCTTCCCCACCGACCTGGTGAAGGCGCTAGTGGACTCGCTGCAGAAGGACGAGCGCTCCCAGGCGGACCGGCGACCAGAGCTCAAGCGGCTCATCTTCAAGGTGAAGACAGACAATGAGATGGTGCTGGTCCAAGCTGACGACCACGTGAAGAAGTTTCAGCTCCCTAAGACCCACATGCTGCAGGAGGACTTTGTGAAGCGCATCCAGGAGTCTGGGATTGTGAAAGACGTCGCCACCATCCATAGGCTGTTTGAGGCTCTCACTGTGGGTAAGTTGAGACTTACCATCCATAGGCTGTTTGAGGCTCTCACTGTGGGTAAGTTGAGACTTACCATTCATAGGCTGTTTGAGGCTCTCACTGTGG GGCAACAGAAGCAGATTGACCCAGAGGTGTTCCGTGTGTTCTACACCTTCTGGAAGGAGACGGAGGTGGAGGCCCAGGACGTTCACCTGCCAGCTGAGGTCATAGAGCACCTGGACAACAACGAGTGTGTCTACAAGCTGTCCTGCTCCGTGAAAACCAACCAGGGAGTGGGAAAGATCGCCATGACACAGAAGAGGCTCTTCCTGCTCACTGACGGGAGGCCTGGGTTTATCGAGATCACCAAGTTCAGAGACATAAAG GAGGTGAAAATCTCCTTTGCTCCTTTCCTGCTGCTGAGGATCCCGTCTCTGAAGATCAAGTGCAGTCTGAGGAAGGAGGTGTTTGAGGCCAACCTGAAGTCTGCGTGTGACCTGTGGAATCTCATGGTCAGAGAGATGTGGGCTGGGAGGACGATGGCAGACGACCACAAG GATCCTCAGTACATGCAGCAGGCTTTGACTAACGTCTTGCTCATGGATGCTGTGGTTGGGTGCCTTCAGACCCAGAAGGCCGTATTTGCCGCCTCCAAACTGGCATACTTTGACAGAGTGAAACATGAAG CAGTTCCTATGATGGTTCCAAAGACAACATCGGAGACGTTGAAACACAAGATCAATCCATCGCTAGACCTCCCAGCTCCACAGACTGTACACGTCTTACACTacacaccag gCCAGTTGAGTTACTCGGAGGTAGACGGAGATGGGAACCCCAAGCTGTGGTGTGCCCTCAGTGGTGGGAGGGTGGTTGTGTTTGATGCAGCCAGCTGGTCCATGCAGCAGAATTGTATTCAAGTGGGATCCTCCCAACTG AACTGCATGCTGGGATTGGACCAGGATCAAGTATGGATTGGCTCCCAGGATTCCATAATTTACATAATTGACACTCGCAGCATGTCCTGCAATAAGCAGCTGACAGAGCACCGGCATGAGGTTATGGACTTTGCACTGGAGGAGAGTGACAAGATGAG ccAGACATACTCCTGTAGTGCCGATGGAACAGTCATTCTGTGGGACCTCTCAACACTAAAAGTGAAAAAGCAGTTTCAACTGACCTGTGATAGGCTTATGTCCATTCAGCTCTTCAATGGAACACTGTGGTGCT GTGCCAGAGACGGCATCGTTGAACTGAGGAAGAACGGAACGCCACATCGTAAGATGACACTTCCTGAGGATCTACAGAACATGCCCACTGAGTTCAGCAGCCTCATCCTCTTCTTAGAG AGGGGCCAGTTGTGGACGAGCTGTTCTGATTCTGACGAGCTCTGTCTGTGGCACTGTAAAGACCTGACCAAGCCTTTCTTGAGGGTGCAGCTGCAGAACTGTACAGGGGTCAACTGTATGATCAAGGTTAAGAATCAG ATCTGGGTTGGCTGCAGCGGGCCGAGCCCTGACCAGTGCAGGAGGAGTGGGAAGATCTACATAGTGGACACAGAGAGCCACAGTGTAGAGAAGGAGCTGATggcccacacagacagtgtccaGGCACTGTGCTCTGCAGAGGGCCGCTATGTACTCAGCGGCTCCGCCTGCCAGGATGGAAAAATCGCCATTTGGAAGGTTGAGTAG
- the LOC115185578 gene encoding DENN domain-containing protein 3 isoform X3: MLGCDSTIVSLMYRGGKMADHLPSGLLEACVVVGASGDKLKDVYQSLQQGNTTTDIFSLDPEVLQVHVPPFVTKENADESGVPRTFSRVQCRRSFIKKKERPVVAPSGPGGAGSSEGATVTEDVSVPKDIDLMALPQLCFPGGLQVTNEPKEERFHFLVFTDVFGNQTHGVVVQCCRPFQEGSVFYQNGHWSSTRTTKLYTAYAICVISKHPYYNALKDCLSCLLVQLRTCRLSEERVKEFAAKLSLVPIPPPGQLHVVFNLRPLMIILPSREDKEHPAVDLDLHLPFLCFRSKQILQIITGILMEQRVVFFSADWARLTLVAECFMLYIHPLHWQHPYVPILSAQMLDFVMAPTAFLMGCHLNHFEEVAAETDDLILINIDDGTVSSSCSETVDLPDVPFASAECFTKRRKGLQLQYDLEVCHQGAGTDVNEMRMLRRQWQQNLNWEIQKVTLELIVNMFRDVSGHLNYEHRVFNSEEFLKTRELADQPFYKKVLETHIFHSFLKDRLNRKMDAFTRMEVNTRSETQKMKAMTDNPRRPTMQEMARKYSSDPENRLNKRLGMSLPNLGEERHLNLLRQTSLKKIIIPESAFKIPPKPVKIFKLPEFPPPMVHHHVQNYYGELIILLGKAIFCVPPENSTLLARYFYLRGFMNTLCSKRLDALSDFQNLYKTDIEIFPTDLVKALVDSLQKDERSQADRRPELKRLIFKVKTDNEMVLVQADDHVKKFQLPKTHMLQEDFVKRIQESGIVKDVATIHRLFEALTVGQQKQIDPEVFRVFYTFWKETEVEAQDVHLPAEVIEHLDNNECVYKLSCSVKTNQGVGKIAMTQKRLFLLTDGRPGFIEITKFRDIKEVKISFAPFLLLRIPSLKIKCSLRKEVFEANLKSACDLWNLMVREMWAGRTMADDHKDPQYMQQALTNVLLMDAVVGCLQTQKAVFAASKLAYFDRVKHEAVPMMVPKTTSETLKHKINPSLDLPAPQTVHVLHYTPGQLSYSEVDGDGNPKLWCALSGGRVVVFDAASWSMQQNCIQVGSSQLNCMLGLDQDQVWIGSQDSIIYIIDTRSMSCNKQLTEHRHEVMDFALEESDKMSQTYSCSADGTVILWDLSTLKVKKQFQLTCDRLMSIQLFNGTLWCCARDGIVELRKNGTPHRKMTLPEDLQNMPTEFSSLILFLERGQLWTSCSDSDELCLWHCKDLTKPFLRVQLQNCTGVNCMIKVKNQIWVGCSGPSPDQCRRSGKIYIVDTESHSVEKELMAHTDSVQALCSAEGRYVLSGSACQDGKIAIWKVE; encoded by the exons ATGCTTGGATGTGATTCCACCATTGTGAGCCTGATGTACAGAGGAGGAAAGATGGCAGACCATCTTCCCTCAGGGTTACTGGAAGCATGTGTTGTCGTCGGAGCCTCTGGGGATAAACTCAAGGATGTCTACCAG TCTCTACAGCAGGGCAACACGACAACAGACATCTTTTCTTTAGACCCAGAGGTCTTGCAAGTCCACGTGCCTCCATTTGTGACCAAAGAGAATGCAGATGAGTCTGGTGTCCCCAGAACCTTTAGTCGAGTCCAGTGCAGACGGTCCTTCATCAAGAAGAAGGAGAGGCCAGTGGTGGCTCCTAGTGGCCCTGGAGGGGCCGGGAGCAGTGAGGGGGCCACTGTCACGGAGGATGTCAGCGTCCCCAAGGACATCGACCTCATGGCCCTGCCCCAACTCTGCTTTCCAG GGGGGCTTCAAGTAACAAATGAACCAAAAGAAGAGCGTTTTCACTTTCTAGTCTTCACGGATGTGTTCGGTAACCAAACCCATGGAGTGGTTGTTCAGTGTTGTAGACCATTTCAG GAAGGGTCGGTGTTCTATCAGAATGGACACTGGTCGTCCACCAGGACCACTAAGCTCTACACTGCTTATGCCATCTGTGTCATATCCAAGCATCCTTATTACAATGCTCTGAAGGACTGTCTGTCTTG TTTGCTGGTGCAGCTTAGAACATGCAGGTTGTCTGAAGAGAGGGTGAAGGAATTTGCAGCCAAACTGTCTCTAGTGCCCATTCCACCTCCTGGACAACTACATGTG GTGTTCAACCTGAGACCCCTGATGATCATACTGCCTTCCAGAGAGGATAAGGAACACCCCGCTGTAGACCTGGACCTCCATTTGCCCTTCCTGTGCTTTAGATCCAAACAGATTTTACAG ATCATCACTGGTATTCTGATGGAGCAGAGGGTAGTGTTCTTCTCAGCTGACTGGGCCCGCCTCACCCTGGTGGCAGAGTGTTTCATGCTCTACATCCACCCCCTCCATTGGCAGCACCCCTACGTGCCCATCCTCTCAGCCCAGATGCTGGACTTCGTCATGGCTCCCACCGCCTTCCTCATGGGCTGCCACCTCAACCACTTTGAGGAGGTCGCTGCG GAAACAGACGACCTGATCTTGATTAATATTGATGATGGAACAGTGTCTTCCTCCTGCTCAGAGACTGTTGACCTACCAGACGTCCCCTTCGCTTCGGCAGAGTGTTTTACCAAGCG GAGGAAGGGCCTCCAGCTACAATATGATCTAGAGGTGTGTCACCAAGGGGCCGGCACAGACGTTAATGAGATGCGCATGCTGAGAAGACAATGGCAGCAGAACCTGAACTGGGAAATACAGAAGGTTACCTTGGAGCTCATTGTCAACATGTTTAG GGATGTCAGTGGTCACCTGAACTATGAACACAGAGTCTTTAACAGTGAAGAGTTCCTGAAGACCAGAGAGCTAGCTGACCAACCCTTCTATAAAAAG GTCTTGGAGACACACATCTTTCATTCATTCCTGAAGGACCGCCTCAATAGGAAGATGGATGCTTTCACACGCATGGAAGTCAACACTCGCTCAGAGACACAGAA AATGAAAGCGATGACAGACAACCCCAGGAGGCCCACCATGCAGGAAATGGCCAGGAAGTATAGCAGCGACCCAGAGAACCGTCTGAACAAGAGGCTGGGGATGAGCCTCCCCAACCTGGGAGAGGAGCGCCACCTCAACCTCCTCAGACAAACCTCCCTCAAGAAGATCATTATCCCTGAAAGTG CCTTCAAGATCCCGCCCAAGCCTGTGAAGATCTTCAAGCTGCCAGAATTTCCTCCTCCCATGGTGCACCACCATGTCCAGAACTACTATGGAGAGTTGATCATACTACTGGGGAAGGCCATCTTCTGTGTTCCTCCTGAGAACTCCACCCTCCTGGCCAG GTACTTCTACCTGCGCGGCTTCATGAACACGCTGTGTTCCAAGCGTCTAGATGCCCTCAGCGACTTCCAGAACCTCTACAAGACGGACATCGAGATCTTCCCCACCGACCTGGTGAAGGCGCTAGTGGACTCGCTGCAGAAGGACGAGCGCTCCCAGGCGGACCGGCGACCAGAGCTCAAGCGGCTCATCTTCAAGGTGAAGACAGACAATGAGATGGTGCTGGTCCAAGCTGACGACCACGTGAAGAAGTTTCAGCTCCCTAAGACCCACATGCTGCAGGAGGACTTTGTGAAGCGCATCCAGGAGTCTGGGATTGTGAAAGACGTCGCCACCATCCATAGGCTGTTTGAGGCTCTCACTGTGG GGCAACAGAAGCAGATTGACCCAGAGGTGTTCCGTGTGTTCTACACCTTCTGGAAGGAGACGGAGGTGGAGGCCCAGGACGTTCACCTGCCAGCTGAGGTCATAGAGCACCTGGACAACAACGAGTGTGTCTACAAGCTGTCCTGCTCCGTGAAAACCAACCAGGGAGTGGGAAAGATCGCCATGACACAGAAGAGGCTCTTCCTGCTCACTGACGGGAGGCCTGGGTTTATCGAGATCACCAAGTTCAGAGACATAAAG GAGGTGAAAATCTCCTTTGCTCCTTTCCTGCTGCTGAGGATCCCGTCTCTGAAGATCAAGTGCAGTCTGAGGAAGGAGGTGTTTGAGGCCAACCTGAAGTCTGCGTGTGACCTGTGGAATCTCATGGTCAGAGAGATGTGGGCTGGGAGGACGATGGCAGACGACCACAAG GATCCTCAGTACATGCAGCAGGCTTTGACTAACGTCTTGCTCATGGATGCTGTGGTTGGGTGCCTTCAGACCCAGAAGGCCGTATTTGCCGCCTCCAAACTGGCATACTTTGACAGAGTGAAACATGAAG CAGTTCCTATGATGGTTCCAAAGACAACATCGGAGACGTTGAAACACAAGATCAATCCATCGCTAGACCTCCCAGCTCCACAGACTGTACACGTCTTACACTacacaccag gCCAGTTGAGTTACTCGGAGGTAGACGGAGATGGGAACCCCAAGCTGTGGTGTGCCCTCAGTGGTGGGAGGGTGGTTGTGTTTGATGCAGCCAGCTGGTCCATGCAGCAGAATTGTATTCAAGTGGGATCCTCCCAACTG AACTGCATGCTGGGATTGGACCAGGATCAAGTATGGATTGGCTCCCAGGATTCCATAATTTACATAATTGACACTCGCAGCATGTCCTGCAATAAGCAGCTGACAGAGCACCGGCATGAGGTTATGGACTTTGCACTGGAGGAGAGTGACAAGATGAG ccAGACATACTCCTGTAGTGCCGATGGAACAGTCATTCTGTGGGACCTCTCAACACTAAAAGTGAAAAAGCAGTTTCAACTGACCTGTGATAGGCTTATGTCCATTCAGCTCTTCAATGGAACACTGTGGTGCT GTGCCAGAGACGGCATCGTTGAACTGAGGAAGAACGGAACGCCACATCGTAAGATGACACTTCCTGAGGATCTACAGAACATGCCCACTGAGTTCAGCAGCCTCATCCTCTTCTTAGAG AGGGGCCAGTTGTGGACGAGCTGTTCTGATTCTGACGAGCTCTGTCTGTGGCACTGTAAAGACCTGACCAAGCCTTTCTTGAGGGTGCAGCTGCAGAACTGTACAGGGGTCAACTGTATGATCAAGGTTAAGAATCAG ATCTGGGTTGGCTGCAGCGGGCCGAGCCCTGACCAGTGCAGGAGGAGTGGGAAGATCTACATAGTGGACACAGAGAGCCACAGTGTAGAGAAGGAGCTGATggcccacacagacagtgtccaGGCACTGTGCTCTGCAGAGGGCCGCTATGTACTCAGCGGCTCCGCCTGCCAGGATGGAAAAATCGCCATTTGGAAGGTTGAGTAG